In Euphorbia lathyris chromosome 9, ddEupLath1.1, whole genome shotgun sequence, the following are encoded in one genomic region:
- the LOC136205755 gene encoding uncharacterized protein isoform X1, with amino-acid sequence MEGTKLIAICQLGGEFQTNKDGSLTYRGGDAHAIDIDDQIKFNDFKTEVAEMFNCSVSSISLKYFLPGHRKTLITISNDKDLKRMIKFHSDSVTTDIYVILEDVVLPDVSNLPASRSSRTTLSEAVPPVDAPLTVVDDTMQLAGPLDIVVDTIDDAQIDQPLDISPPLPLVDSSDDRHAKGAQQWQNAITGVGQRFCSVHEFREALRKYAIAHQFAFRYKKNDSHRVTVKCKAEGCPWRIHASRLSTTQLICIKKMNSTHTCEGSAVTTGHQATRSWVAGIIKEKLRINPNYKPKDIVNDIKDEYGIQLNYFQAWRGKEIAKEQLQGSYKEAYNQLPLFCEKITETNPGSFATFTTKEDSSFHRLFVSFHASLYGFLQGCRPLIFLDSIPLKSKYQGTLLAATAADGDDGVFPVAFAVVDTESDDNWHWFLLQLKAALSTSCPLTFVADRQKGLKESIDEIFKGSYHCYCLRYLTEQLVRDLKGQFSHEVKRLMVEDFYSAAYAARPEIFQRCIDSIKTISPEAYNWIIQSEPQNWANAFVQGARYNHMTSNFGEMFYSWASDAHELPITQMVDSIRGKIMELIYSQRAESDLWMTRLTPSMDEKLEKESLKARSLQVLLSAGSTFEVRGESVEVVDIDRWDCSCKGWQLTGLPCCHAIAVIGCIGRNPYEFCSRYFTIESYRLTYSESVHPIPDVDWPVQKDTSQVTVTVTPPPTRRPPGRPTTKRCGPQDVVKRQLQCSRCKGLGHNKSTCKEDLS; translated from the exons ATGGAGGGGACTAAATTGATAGCAATATGCCAGTTGGGTGGTGAATTTCAGACGAACAAGGATGGTTCGTTGACCTATAGAGGCGGTGATGCTCATGCTATCGACATCGATGATCAAATAAAGTTTAATGACTTCAAGACGGAAGTGGCTGAAATGTTTAATTGTAGTGTTAGTAGTATCTCGCTCAAGTACTTCCTCCCGGGCCATAGGAAGACTCTCATTACTATCTCTAATGATAAGGACCTAAAGAGGATGATAAAATTTCATTCGGATTCTGTAACTACcgatatttatgtaatattagaAGACGTTGTTCTTCCTGATGTCTCAAACTTGCCCGCCAGTAG ATCGAGCAGAACAACTTTGTCGGAAGCAGTTCCTCCTGTTGATGCACCTCTGACTGTCGTAGATGATACAATGCAACTTGCTGGACCTCTCGACATAGTAGTTGATACTATAGATGATGCACAGATTGATCAACCTCTTGACATTTCTCCCCCCCTTCCGCTTGTTGATTCCAGTGATGATAGGCATGCTAAAGGTGCACAACAGTGGCAGAATGCAATTACCGGAGTGGGTCAAAGATTCTGCAGCGTTCATGAGTTTCGAGAAGCATTGCGTAAATATGCCATTGCGCATCAGTTTGCTTTTCGGTATAAGAAGAATGATAGTCACCGTGTGACTGTTAAATGCAAAGCAGAAGGTTGTCCTTGGAGAATTCACGCATCGAGGTTGTCAACCACTCAACTAATCTGTATCAAAAAGATGAATTCAACGCATACTTGTGAAGGGTCTGCAGTAACAACAGGGCATCAGGCGACTCGGAGCTGGGTAGCTGGTATCATTAAGGAAAAGTTGAGAATTAATCCGAATTACAAGCCGAAGGATATCGTCAATGACATTAAAGATGAGTATGGGATTCAACTAAACTACTTTCAGGCTTGGCGGGGGAAAGAAATCGCAAAGGAGCAGCTTCAAGGTTCATACAAAGAGGCATATAATCAGTTACCCTTGTTCTGCGAAAAGATAACGGAGACTAACCCTGGCAGTTTCGCTACTTTCACCACTAAGGAAGACTCGAGTTTCCATCGCCTTTTTGTCTCGTTCCACGCTTCATTATACGGTTTTCTTCAAGGTTGCAGGCCTCTCATTTTCCTTGACAGTATACCATTGAAGTCGAAGTATCAAGGTACATTGTTAGCTGCAACAGCAGCAGACGGGGATGATGGTGTATTTCCTGTTGCTTTTGCGGTAGTAGATACGGAAAGCGATGATAACTGGCATTGGTTTTTACTGCAATTGAAAGCTGCACTGTCAACATCTTGTCCGCTAACATTTGTGGCAGACAGACAGAAGGGTCTAAAGGAATCAATTGACGAGATATTTAAGGGTTCATATCACTGCTATTGCCTTCGGTACTTGACTGAGCAACTTGTTCGAGATTTGAAGGGACAGTTTTCTCATGAAGTGAAGCGACTGATGGTTGAGGACTTCTACTCGGCTGCTTATGCAGCAAGGCCTGAGATCTTCCAGAGATGCATCGACAGCATCAAAACCATTTCGCCTGAAGCTTACAATTGGATTATTCAAAGCGAACCGCAAAACTGGGCAAATGCATTTGTTCAGGGTGCAAGATATAACCATATGACATCGAACTTTGGAGAAATGTTCTACAGTTGGGCATCCGATGCTCACGAGTTGCCAATCACACAGATGGTTGATTCAATCCGGGGTAAGATTATGGAGTTAATTTATTCGCAGCGAGCAGAATCCGACCTTTGGATGACAAGATTAACTCCATCAATGGACGAAAAACTTGAAAAAGAGAGCTTAAAAGCCCGTTCACTTCAAGTATTACTCTCAGCTGGTAGCACATTTGAAGTCCGTGGTGAATCGGTGGAAGTGGTAGATATCGATCGCTGGGATTGTAGTTGCAAAGGGTGGCAACTTACCGGTTTACCTTGTTGTCATGCCATTGCTGTCATTGGCTGTATTGGAAGGAACCCTTATGAATTTTGTTCAAGATATTTCACAATTGAGAGCTACAGATTAACCTATTCTGAGTCCGTTCACCCAATACCGGATGTTGACTGGCCTGTTCAGAAAGACACCTCTCAGGTTACAGTAACAGTAACCCCTCCTCCAACCCGTCGACCTCCAGGCAGGCCTACCACAAAGAGATGTGGACCACAAGACGTGGTCAAACGCCAGCTACAGTGCAGCAGATGCAAGGGTCTTGGCCACAATAAATCCACGTGCAAAGAAGATCTTTCGTAA
- the LOC136205755 gene encoding uncharacterized protein isoform X2, with amino-acid sequence MQLAGPLDIVVDTIDDAQIDQPLDISPPLPLVDSSDDRHAKGAQQWQNAITGVGQRFCSVHEFREALRKYAIAHQFAFRYKKNDSHRVTVKCKAEGCPWRIHASRLSTTQLICIKKMNSTHTCEGSAVTTGHQATRSWVAGIIKEKLRINPNYKPKDIVNDIKDEYGIQLNYFQAWRGKEIAKEQLQGSYKEAYNQLPLFCEKITETNPGSFATFTTKEDSSFHRLFVSFHASLYGFLQGCRPLIFLDSIPLKSKYQGTLLAATAADGDDGVFPVAFAVVDTESDDNWHWFLLQLKAALSTSCPLTFVADRQKGLKESIDEIFKGSYHCYCLRYLTEQLVRDLKGQFSHEVKRLMVEDFYSAAYAARPEIFQRCIDSIKTISPEAYNWIIQSEPQNWANAFVQGARYNHMTSNFGEMFYSWASDAHELPITQMVDSIRGKIMELIYSQRAESDLWMTRLTPSMDEKLEKESLKARSLQVLLSAGSTFEVRGESVEVVDIDRWDCSCKGWQLTGLPCCHAIAVIGCIGRNPYEFCSRYFTIESYRLTYSESVHPIPDVDWPVQKDTSQVTVTVTPPPTRRPPGRPTTKRCGPQDVVKRQLQCSRCKGLGHNKSTCKEDLS; translated from the coding sequence ATGCAACTTGCTGGACCTCTCGACATAGTAGTTGATACTATAGATGATGCACAGATTGATCAACCTCTTGACATTTCTCCCCCCCTTCCGCTTGTTGATTCCAGTGATGATAGGCATGCTAAAGGTGCACAACAGTGGCAGAATGCAATTACCGGAGTGGGTCAAAGATTCTGCAGCGTTCATGAGTTTCGAGAAGCATTGCGTAAATATGCCATTGCGCATCAGTTTGCTTTTCGGTATAAGAAGAATGATAGTCACCGTGTGACTGTTAAATGCAAAGCAGAAGGTTGTCCTTGGAGAATTCACGCATCGAGGTTGTCAACCACTCAACTAATCTGTATCAAAAAGATGAATTCAACGCATACTTGTGAAGGGTCTGCAGTAACAACAGGGCATCAGGCGACTCGGAGCTGGGTAGCTGGTATCATTAAGGAAAAGTTGAGAATTAATCCGAATTACAAGCCGAAGGATATCGTCAATGACATTAAAGATGAGTATGGGATTCAACTAAACTACTTTCAGGCTTGGCGGGGGAAAGAAATCGCAAAGGAGCAGCTTCAAGGTTCATACAAAGAGGCATATAATCAGTTACCCTTGTTCTGCGAAAAGATAACGGAGACTAACCCTGGCAGTTTCGCTACTTTCACCACTAAGGAAGACTCGAGTTTCCATCGCCTTTTTGTCTCGTTCCACGCTTCATTATACGGTTTTCTTCAAGGTTGCAGGCCTCTCATTTTCCTTGACAGTATACCATTGAAGTCGAAGTATCAAGGTACATTGTTAGCTGCAACAGCAGCAGACGGGGATGATGGTGTATTTCCTGTTGCTTTTGCGGTAGTAGATACGGAAAGCGATGATAACTGGCATTGGTTTTTACTGCAATTGAAAGCTGCACTGTCAACATCTTGTCCGCTAACATTTGTGGCAGACAGACAGAAGGGTCTAAAGGAATCAATTGACGAGATATTTAAGGGTTCATATCACTGCTATTGCCTTCGGTACTTGACTGAGCAACTTGTTCGAGATTTGAAGGGACAGTTTTCTCATGAAGTGAAGCGACTGATGGTTGAGGACTTCTACTCGGCTGCTTATGCAGCAAGGCCTGAGATCTTCCAGAGATGCATCGACAGCATCAAAACCATTTCGCCTGAAGCTTACAATTGGATTATTCAAAGCGAACCGCAAAACTGGGCAAATGCATTTGTTCAGGGTGCAAGATATAACCATATGACATCGAACTTTGGAGAAATGTTCTACAGTTGGGCATCCGATGCTCACGAGTTGCCAATCACACAGATGGTTGATTCAATCCGGGGTAAGATTATGGAGTTAATTTATTCGCAGCGAGCAGAATCCGACCTTTGGATGACAAGATTAACTCCATCAATGGACGAAAAACTTGAAAAAGAGAGCTTAAAAGCCCGTTCACTTCAAGTATTACTCTCAGCTGGTAGCACATTTGAAGTCCGTGGTGAATCGGTGGAAGTGGTAGATATCGATCGCTGGGATTGTAGTTGCAAAGGGTGGCAACTTACCGGTTTACCTTGTTGTCATGCCATTGCTGTCATTGGCTGTATTGGAAGGAACCCTTATGAATTTTGTTCAAGATATTTCACAATTGAGAGCTACAGATTAACCTATTCTGAGTCCGTTCACCCAATACCGGATGTTGACTGGCCTGTTCAGAAAGACACCTCTCAGGTTACAGTAACAGTAACCCCTCCTCCAACCCGTCGACCTCCAGGCAGGCCTACCACAAAGAGATGTGGACCACAAGACGTGGTCAAACGCCAGCTACAGTGCAGCAGATGCAAGGGTCTTGGCCACAATAAATCCACGTGCAAAGAAGATCTTTCGTAA